One genomic region from Labeo rohita strain BAU-BD-2019 chromosome 7, IGBB_LRoh.1.0, whole genome shotgun sequence encodes:
- the LOC127167829 gene encoding nuclear factor 7, ovary: MTSFSCHVCLLVLNDPITTSCGHNFCNTCIEACWESGQLYLCPLCKEEENAKKMQNQTKTFHHILCNVCSEKKERAVKSCLQCVTSFCETHLDHHKTAPKLIKHKLIGPVDNLEDYICGKHDKPLEMFCRDDQTSLCLFCTETDHKVHNAVPIEEESGHKRLQLEKTHEEIKVMIQDRCKKIEEIKNLAKSNKSTSERNKANKVQLFTDLIRSIERCQSELLEVIEQKQKAAENQAEELIKELEQEITELERRDSELEKLSQTEDHLHLLQVYSSVCSPPEVKTWTNININTDLPNTETLEKALTRFKEKVNNELEKIHEITQPSVVQGLNFIPPTSQPLANSIFIYGSTSTDSASSLPSLVPKHSSDMEKMDASSTLRTQQGTSNDQTEGKIYFTLGKTDCGTRSKKKAENITKQLKVSWFGLGLSKIQQCYTVYVILDPNTAHPKLRLSKDRKQVSHCGLWSDVPNNPERFDSSLCVLGMDGFSCGRFYFEVQVGDKTDWDLGMAQKSIKRKRRITVCPEKGFWCIWLRNGSEYVANESRPVPLSLKDKPQKVGVFVDYEEGLVSFYNVETKALIYSFTGQSFSEKIYPFFSPCNRRGGINSKPLIIHTVS, from the exons ATGACTTCCTTCAGTTGCCATGTATGTCTGTTGGTGCTCAATGACCCAATCACCACTTCATGTGGACACAACTTTTGTAACACCTGTATCGAGGCATGCTGGGAGAGTGGACAGCTCTATCTATGCCCTCTCTGTAAGGAAGaagaaaatgcaaagaaaatgcaaaaccaaacaaaaacttttcatcacattttatgtaatgtctgctctgaaaaaaaggaaagggcAGTAAAATCTTGTTTGCAGTGTGTAACATCTTTCTGTGAGACTCACCTCGACCATCACAAAACTGCACCGAAGCTCATAAAGCACAAACTGATTGGCCCCGTGGACAACCTAGAAGATTATATCTGCGGGAAACATGATAAACCACTGGAAATGTTCTGCAGAGATGATCAGACCTCTCTGTGTCTGTTTTGCACTGAAACAGATCATAAGGTTCATAACGCGGTTCCTATTGAGGAAGAGAGTGGTCACAAGAGG CTTCAACTAGAAAAAACACATGAAGAAATAAAGGTTATGATCCAGGACAGATGTAAGAAGATCGAGGAGATTAAAAACTTAGCAAAGTCCAACAAG AGCACCAGTGAgagaaataaagcaaataaagttCAGCTGTTCACTGATCTGatccgctccattgagagaTGTCAGTCTGAGCTGCTGGAGGTGATAGAGCAGAAGCAGAAAGCAGCAGAGAATCAGGCTGAAGAGCTAATTAAAGAGCTGGAGCAGGAAATTACTGAGCTTGAAAGGAGAGACAGCGAGCTGGAGAAGCTCTCACAAACTGAGGATCACCTGCACCTCCTACAG GTCTACTCATCTGTGTGCAGCCCCCCAGAAGTCAAGACCTGGACAAACATCAACATTAACACTGATCTACCCAACACAGAAACTCTGGAGAAAGCTCTTACTCGCTTCAAGGAAAAAGTCAACAATGAACTGGAAAAAATCCATGAGATCA CTCAGCCTTCTGTTGTTCAAGGACTGAACTTCATTCCACCAACATCACAACCTTTAGCCAATAGCATATTCATATATGGCAGCACTAGCACAGATTCTGCTTCCTCCCTTCCTTCACTGGTACCTAAACATTCTTCAGATATGGAGAAAATGGATGCATCTAGTACTTTGAGAACACAGCAGGGCACAAGCAATGATCAGACAGAGGGCAAAATCTACTTTACCCTGGGTAAAACAGACTGCGGCACTCGCTCAAAGAAGAAAGCAGAGAATATTACTAAGCAACTGAAGGTCTCATGGTTCGGTCTGGGGCTAAGTAAAATACAGCAATGTTACACAG TGTATGTAATTTTGGATCCTAACACAGCTCATCCTAAGCTCAGGTTGTCTAAAGACAGGAAACAAGTGAGTCACTGTGGACTCTGGAGTGATGTTCCCAATAACCCTGAGAGATTTGACTCCTCTCTTTGCGTCCTGGGAATGGATGGCTTTTCCTGTGGGAGATTTTACTTTGAGGTCCAAGTTGGTGATAAGACTGATTGGGATTTGGGTATGGCTCAAAAGTCCATCAAAAGAAAGAGGAGAATAACAGTGTGCCCAGAGAAAGGATTTTGGTGTATTTGGCTAAGAAATGGGAGTGAATATGTGGCTAATGAATCTCGTCCTGTTCCTCTTTCTCTAAAAGACAAGCCCCAGAAAGTGGGGGTGTTTGTGGATTATGAGGAGGGGCTGGTCTCCTTCTACAATGTGGAGACCAAGGCTCTTATCTACTCCTTCACTGGTCAGTCTTTCTCTGAGAAAATATATCCTTTTTTCAGCCCTTGCAACAGAAGAGGGGGTATTAACTCAAAGCCTCTGATTATCCATACTGTTAGTTAG